The genomic DNA GCCCTagactggaaacagcccaaatgtccatccagaACAGAATGGATTGCGCCTGGATTGGGAGAATCAGTGTTGTTacaatggccatactgcccaaggcaatctacagatttaatgcaatccctatcaaattacccaggacatttttcacagaactagaacaaatcatattaaaatttatatggaatcacaaaagacccagaattgccaaagcattactaaagaaaaagaatgaggctggaggaataattctcccagacttcagacaatactacagagctacagtaatcaaaacagcatggtattggtacaaaaacagacgtatgaatcaatggaacagaatagagagcccagaaatgaacccacaaacttttggtcagttaatctttgacaaaggaggcaagaacatccaatggaataaagacagtctctttgacaAATAGCGTTGGGAAAACTgcacagctgcatgtaaatcaatgaagttagaacactccctcacaccatacacaaaaataaactcagaatggcttaaagacttaaacctaagacaagacacaataaatctcctggaagaaaacataggcaaaacattatctcagtacatctcagcaatgttctcctagagcagtctacccaaccaatagaaataaaagcaaaaataaacaaatgggacctaattaaacttacaagcttttgcacagcaaaggaaaccataagtaaaacaaaatgacaacctacagaatgggagaagatatttgcaaaagatgagactgacaagggcttgatttccagaatatataaacagcttgtatgacttaataagaaaaaaacaagcaacccaatccaaaaatgggcagaagaccaaaacaaacaattctccagtgaagacatacaaataaccaataggcccatgaaaaaatgctcagtatcgctagttatcagagaaatgcaaatcaaaactaccatgaggtatcacctcacaccagtcagaatggctatcattcaaaagtacacaaatgataaatgctggagagggtgtgaagaaaagggaaccctcctatactgttggtggaatgcaatttggtgcagccactgtggaaaacagtatggagattcctcaaaaggctaaaaatagacttaacatatgatccagcaatcccactcctgggcttatatccagagggaacctttattcaaaaagacacctgcaccccaatgttcatagcagcactatttacaatagtcaagacatggaaacaacctaaatgtccatcaacaaatgactggataaagaagctgtggtatacttatacaatggaatactactcagccataaaaacgacaacataatgccatttgcagcaacatggatggccctggagaatgtcattataagaagccaaaagaaagaaaaataccatatgatatcactcatatgtggaatctaagaaaaaaaaaagaaatgaacttaaatataaaacagaaacagactcaaagacatagaatacagacttgtggttgccagcggggagggaggcgggaagggataagctgggagtttgagatttgcagatactgactggtatgtatcaaacagataaacaaatttatactgtatagcactgggaaatatattcaatatcttgtagtagctcatggtgaaaaagaatatgaaaatgaatatatgtagatCCATGTATggctgaagaattgtgctgtacaccataaattgacacaacattgtaaattgactgtacctcaatttaaaaaaagaacagaatggataaataaattgtgtcacatccatacaatggaatataccacagcaatttaaaaaagaacaaactgttTTGACACAtagcaacatagatgaatctcagaCATGTTGAGCAATAGAAGCCAGATACCAAAAAAGTATTACATGATTCTGTGTTTCTGGAGGCTAAGACCATACCTTTTATCTCTGAATCCCCAGATCCCTGCACAGTTCCTGCCACATATAACAGGCCCTCAGTAGATGTTTGTTGACAGAGTGAGTGAAGTAAGATGTGGCCTTTACTCCTGAAAGTGTTTTTAGAGTGATGTTGTGTGTGTTAGGGTGGAATCAGTCTGGTAGGCAGTTAACAAATCCTCGCACTTTGCTCTCAAACGAAGCAGAAGATACATGCTgtaaagagaagcagaaatgaaGCTCTTTTACCATAATGGGGAAGGGGATGGCAAAGGGGCTGTGAGTTCCAGGAAGATGCATTCACAGGTGCTCAGGGGACTAGGAGTACTTCCTGAAAGGGATAATATTGAGCTGAACTTTGAAAAGCGGTTGCAAGGAGAACAGGCAGAAAAGGTCTCAGAAGAGCAACCCAGCCTCAGGGAATGGCATAACCAGGTGGTTCTCAAGCTTTAGTGCAtgtcagaatcatctggaggaCTTGTGAAAACACAGGCAGATGGGCCGCACCCCAGAGATTatggttcagtaggtctggggtgggacctaagaatttgcatttctaacaagtgccaggtgatgctgatgctgctgatcTAGAAACTGCTCTTTGGGAACTGGCTTAAGTCAAAGCTAGCTGGTCCAGGCAATTGAGCTATATTGTTAGGTAAGTGAAGTACAAGATGGGAGAGGGGTGTGGGCAGGTGGGCATGGCCTGAAGGCCTTTGGCTGCTGTCTGAGAAGCTTAGGCCTTATTCTATACACTTAATTTCAGGCCACGTGCATAGACATGTGTAATATCTGGTTTCCAGGATATCCCACTATAGGTTCTGAGTACCCTCAGCCTGAAGCTTCAGGTTATACAGATATGCAGGTGATAAATGCATACTGAGTTTGGCCTTGTAGAGACAAGCCCTGCACACAGCACACCTTTAGAGGGCAATACAGGTTACACTGATGGACAAAGAAGGATTGAAGaaaggcattattttaaatatataacatcaggATTATTTGTAGCCATGCAGTACACACATGATGTGGGAATGGCCAATGGAAAAAGAATCTGCTGATCTGACAATTCAGGCAAAAGCAGCAGTTTTACTCTCAAAAATTCAGTTtatctgaatttttctttctcatggttCACAATTCTTCCAGACCCAAGGACGAAGATGTTATACCACACACTCATTCCCTTTCTATTACCAGGGAGACACATAGAGCCAGGAGATTTCCCCCAAATGGTCTCTCTTTGGCTGAGGAAGGGAGGGTTAGTCACGTGGGTGGGGTCTCAGGAGGGAGGTACACTCTGAATGCCCCAGATGAAGAGTCCCTGCTCCTCCTTGGGGTCATCCTGGTCAGGATACTGGACTAGCAGGACTGCCCTTTCCTGGATGATCCAGGTGTGAAAAGCAGATGCCATCTGTTGTCCTGTGTACTAGCTTCCAGTTTTACTTCCAATGAGCTATGCTTAGTGAATACGAGTTCTCTGCAAAGTAATCAACTGGGTGTGGTAGAAACACAGATGAATCAGCCACAGACCTGCCCTTCAGAAACATACAATTTAATAAGGAAGAGGGGAGACAGAGGTCATTCTTGGTCATTAAAAATCCTCCGACCTGGTCCCTTATTTCTTCCCTGCACATCCCTGGTTTAGGTCTAGCTACTAcctcctctccctcactccctaGTGTCAGAGGCTGGGGGTCTTACTCATCCAGTAGGATCCTGGGGTCACAGAGGTGAGTAAATCAAGATGCCTGTGGTCTGGCGAGAAGTCCTTCCTGCCCCATTACTGAAGATAGGCCAGTCCCGAGCAGATGCCCTGCAGCTACCTCCCCTGCTGCTGGGGCCATGACCATCATTTCCGGGCTGAGGAAACCCAAGTCTCCTTGCTGGCTGGGTTCCACACTGACAAAGGGTGCTTGGGGGCCCCACCTTTGCATTGGCCTGTCCCAGACCAGCCAAACCATAGGCCTTTGGGGGTTGCAGCTGTTGCACGCATGATGATCCACAGGAAGATGCAACGGGGCTCAGGTGACTGCCAGTGCCCTGACAACTTCTCAACTCCCCAAGGACCTCCTTCCTCTTGGAATTCTGCCCAAGTTTTCCCTCAGGAACATAGGGACTACTTGcttcctcctcacccccaacTCCCATTTGCAAGAGAGCCACCTAGAAGAGAGCAGAGGCCCAGAAATCAGAACCAAGTTTACACCTTGGTCTGCCACTCCCCAGCTGTGTAACTAGGGCAAGGTacctaacctttctgagccttagtttcctcatctgtagaatggggataaaGACCTTGCTTACTTTACAGTGTTGTTCAGAGGCACAGAGGATACAGAGGCAAAATTTTTGTCCTTAAATTGCCCTGAAGTGTAATGAGGGAgtcggaagcacacacacaggaTGATATGTACCATACCAGAGGTGTGTTTGGGGTGCAGTAGTGAGCAGAGTAGAGACAAACTAATTCtactgaggaaactgaagagcTTCCTGTCAATGCTATGGGGCTCAGGGCATGGTGTATGCAATTCTCCAGGGCTTTGAACTCTAGTgtttgctgtacacccaaaactatgttaaatattttacccatgttttatttttttattcacaaCAAGCCTGTGAGATAGGTGTtagcatccccattttatagatgagcaaactaaggctcagaaatgATCATATGCGTTGATCTGGcatagtatttattgagcacctactacatgctaAGTGTTGGCAGATATAACAGTAAACAAAAGAGACCCAAGTCCCTGGAGCTTGAATTTCACAGAGGAGGtcacttgcccaagatgaggCTGGAATGTgccagagctaggattcaaacccaggtctgatgGCCTCCTGGGCTTGTGCTTTTCCCGTTCACCCCAGAACACGTTCTCCCTGAGAACAGTCCTCTTATGGGGGGCATAAACTCTCCCTACCAGCCCCTCTGGGGAATTGGAGAATTCAAGGATTCAGGAGGAGGGTGGGTCAGGGATAGGAGAGGAGCTGCTATTTCTGGAGAGCCCTTTATTTCCTGTGCACTCCCCAGAAGTGCTTCCCCAAAGAAAGGCTGACTGCCTCACCACACGGATATTTTCCCCAGGGAGGGTTGGAGGGAGGAGCTTCCTCAAGGGGATTTCAAAGGAGGATGAAGGTGCTCTCTGTGCTTAGGTCAGAGAGTGACACCCTCTTCCTGGCTCAGGTGGGGAATCCCTTTGGATTTCACTGGGTTAATGTGAGGGGCCTATTGTTTTCCTGCTGCTCAGGCCCTCCAGGGAGGAAAACTCTGGGTGGGGTATGTCAGAGGATTAAATCAGCTTCTGGCATCTGAGCGAACTCTGGGGCTCCTTGAGACCATGGCTCAGCTCTGCTCTTCCACTGCCCTAAGCCTCAGGCTGCCTCTCAGTGCCATGAGACTTGTGGTACTCCCACTGGGCAgtgacattttcttttaactcGAGGAAACATTCAGAGATTTGCAAGCCTCCCCAACTAAGGAAAAAAGCTACGTACAGAATTATTCATTATAGTACTTACTCATAATAGCAGTCAATTGGAAACAGTCTTAAGTGGCCAATGTTtgggaattaaataaaatttggtaAAAATGTGCATTcggtggaatactatgcagccattaaaaatcatCATGTAGAAGAAAACAATATGGCAAGAGAAGAATGCTTATAATCAATTTAGTAAAAATTCTTGACTAAAACAGCATACACAAAACAGAATGTACATgatctcatcttttaaaaatgtctatatGTGCATAGAAAATGTCTAGAAAATTGCATACCAAATGTGAACAGTAGTTATCTGTGGGTGGTGGAATTGTAAGTaacttcttttttcagttttttccaatTCTTTCTGTGAAAATGCATGTCTTTTGTagtcatggagaaaaaaatccccACAATACAtattagagagagaaagagagtatCTCTTTTTGGACCTGTACTTAGCTGGTGCCAGGCCCTACCCAGCCTTGGGAAATTTGAAAGCTCAAGAGTAGAGTAGGGTAAGGGCCAGTTTGAGGGGAATTAGCTGGGCACTGTCTTCTAGCTCTCATCTTAAATGTCATCTCCCAGAGAGGCCACTCGACCACACAGTCTGGCTGAAGGTGGCCCCTCCCacattctctttccctctttcaccccatattattatcttcattgcACTTGTCCACATCTGAAGTGACTTGCCTGCTCATCTGTTTCCTTGGTGAATCTTCATCTCCTCTGCCAGAAGCGAGGCTCCATGAGAGCAGCACGTCCTGCCTGTCTTGTTCCCTCTGACTTTGCATCAGGAGAAGAGGCCCGAGTGAGATCTTGGTTTATAAGAAACAGAGGACCTGCTCAACAACCCCCAAATTATGGGTATTGATCCTAAGGCTACGCATGACACTGAGAAAATGGGAGTAATTTCATGAGAGTCTAGAAACAAGCTGATTGCTGTCTCATGGGGCCAGAACTGGTTGAAGCTCAGCAACCTGGAGAATCTGGTCCAGCTTGGGAACCACAGCTGCCAAATGGTTACATGCATTGTGGAAGTGCCCGCTTTGTGCTTTACAGTTTATAAATGAGTGAAGTGAAGCTAAAAGCAGTTTATCTGATCATCATTTACCCCTTTGCTTCCAGAACTTCTGCTGCTGCCAGCCCACTCTGTCTTTTAGCTCACGATTTGAGCTTCTCTCATTTGAATTTGTTCCAGTCAGGTTCTCATCCCAACCATTTCCCTGAATCTGCCCTTGACCAGGATCACCTGTGGCTCCAAGTACTAAATCCAGTTATTAATTCTCTGACTCCATATTACTTGACCTGTCACAGTGGGTTGCTCCCTCTCCTTGACACCCTTTCTCATGGTTTCCCTCCTGTTTTACTTGCTACTCCTCAATCTCATGTGCTGAGCAACTGAATGGGGCTCAGTCCTCACAGCAACTTCTCTATTGACAGTCACCCCCTTGGTGATCTCATCCTGTGTCATGGCTTTAAAGAGCTATATGGTCAGTAGTCACAAATCTTTGTTTCCAGCCTGGACCTCTCCCCTGAACTCCATACTCATATATCCACCTGCTTACAGGCCTCTCCACTTGAGTGTCTAAAAGTCTTTTCatacttaacatgtccaaaactgaGTTCCTTATCTCCCCATCAGACATGCTCCATTATCAGGCTTCTGCATTCAAATAATAGCTATTCCATCTTCCCACTTGGTCAGGCCAGAAATCTTGGAGTCCTCCTTGACTCCTTTATTTCATATCCCACTTCCAATCCATCAACAAATTCTGCTGCCTCTACTTTGTGGTGTCTGACCAGATCTCATTATCTCCATGCTACCTCTCTAGTCCAAGCCACCATTGTCTCTTGCCAGGATTTCTGCTGTAGCCTCCCAACTGGTTCAACCTATACTCCCCAATTTAATCTCAACACAACATCCAGAGTGATCTTGTTAAAGTGTGAGTCACTTCGTGTCACTTCTTTGTCTAAAACTCTCCAGTGGCTTCCATCTTGAGTCAAAGCTCAAGTTTAATACTTGATGAACTTTAATGCTCTGCACACTCTAGAGCCTCTCACTACCTCTCTGATCCCCTCCCTTACTTCCCCCTTCACTTACTCTACTCTGGCCACACCACCCTCTTCTCTGATCTTTACCATGTCAGGCAGACTCTCACCTTCAGGGCTTTGCATGTGCTGTTGCCTCCACCTGGGAAGCTTCTTCCCCACTGATTTTTAGGGTGCATGTCCTCATTTCTTTCAGGTCTTTGTTCATAGGTCATCTTCTCAGATGTCTGGGCTTCTCTGGCCACACCATTTACAGTTTCAGCTCTCCTTCCCACCTTCTGATCTAATATTTTCCTCCCCcgtcttttgctttatttttcctcttctggctactattttatttatttatttatttatttatttatttatttatttatttatttatttggttggttggttggttggttggttggttggttggttggtggtCTTTGCCAGAGATTTCAAGTTCCACAAGgacagggtttttaaaatttgtttgtctACTACTGTATCCCCAGAGGCCAAGGACGGTGCCTGGCATATCTGATGACTGGATATATGAAGAAAAATGTATGACAGGACTACTGACTATTTATACAAGGCCTTGAGACAAGGGAAAGAGCATTGAGGTTTCTGCCAGCATTAGCAGGAGCATTAACAAGCCAAGTGAGAAAGAACTGCCCTGAGCAGAGAATGCCCACGTGGACGTCATGTGCTGGTGTCTGTCGTGGACCAGCTGCTTTGCCCCAGGTCTCCCCCTCAGTGCTGTGCCTCAATCActtactttccttttttccacCAGGTGCCAGAGTTTGCAGCCTATTGAAGGAAGACAACATCAAGGTAAAAGAGCAATAATACTGTATCTAGTTTGGGTCTTCCTAGCTTAAAAGGCCCTGAAAGTTATTCAGGGAAGACCAGAGTACTGAAAGTGTTGGCAACCAGATAAAGTGAAGATCTGAGAATTTGAGTTGACTTTTTGATTAGTGTGTGAGTGCTGGGACAGTGAGGACAGCTGAATATGAGGAGTGGATCATCAGAGGTGGCTGTCAGGTCTTCAGATCCAGGAGGAGACTGCTTTCCTTGGGAAAACATCACAACCTCCCTCATGCCAGTCAGTTGTGGGCCTACAGCCTGGCCCTCCTGCtctgctttcctccctccccttccttacTATTGAAgtccaggctttttttttaaaagtatggttCTAACTCTAGAGGAATACACTAGAATGCTTTCAGCATAGGGTTCTAAGATTCAGTGTTAAATCACAGTCCAAATTTTTTTATAAGTGgaaatactcagtaaatactgtATGTGGGGGAATGTGCACTGATAGCTGATGTGACTGGAAAAGGGGCAGCTGTTTAAAATGTGTCTAGCCTTTGTCCAAGCAATTCTACCTCCtggaatttatcctaagaaaataatcataTTTGTGCAAAGGTGTATGAACAAAGGTATTTGTAACtgcattgtttataatagaaaaaaaaagggaaacatcaGAAAGTCCAATAAAAAGGAATTGGTTGTTTAAAATCTGGCATGTCCATACAAAGGCATGTCATGCAGCAGAATGATCTAGGTGTGTATTTATTGACAAGAAAGATGTTTgcatatattaagtgaaaaaagagagaaagaaagaaggaaggaagggaaggagggcagaagggaggaaagaaagaaaaagaaaaatggaaaactctTACAAAGCATTCAAGGAAAATAGCTTTAGATTTAGCCTGGAGGGTTGAAATCCACATCAGTCTCTTAACCAAGATGAGGACTCAGACAAGTGATGTGATCTCCCTAAGCCCCCGCTTCCTGCCtgcaaaatgggaagaataacacctgcctcacagagttgtgaggatttgCTGGGATTAACACCTCTAAAGGCCCAACTCAAGGTTTGGCATATGTTGAGTGCTTAGCAGGTCGGTACCCAAATGAGATGTGGACCAACAGTATTTTCACTTGTGAGAAAGCCTGGATACATTCTGGATACTTGTGAGAAAACCTGGAAACATTCTGGAATTTCATGGGCAAATATTGGTTTTATTTGGCTGGTTAGAATTATGGgtgattttcaatattttaacatttttctataagGAATATGTATTACTTATATAATGATGATGTAATTTTTCAAAGGATGTAACaattgaaaatgtttaaaaaaaaaaacaaaaaactacagtGTATTTGGCAGGCAAGTCAGCTGAGCAGCCCCAGGGCAGAGCTCTGGAGGACTGAGGTAGAGACAGATGGGATGGAGAATAGGCAGTgggtaaaggaaaagaaagaaaagacagttaGGCCTGAGGGCTAGTGTCCAAGGAGATGTGCCTCAAATGTAAGGCTCAAATGCCTACAATCATGTTCCCCACTTTGGCCTCTTCTCAGGGATCCCCTGGTAAGAGATATGGTGACCTGTCAGATGACCATGAGTGTGTGTGGGCACTTTTGGCTGCTTAGACAGCCTGACTCCTGCACCTCCAGGGAGGGCCCTGTGGCTGCAGCCCTGGGCAGGCGTAGCTCCTCAGCCACCCTCAGAAAGAAACCCAGCATCTTGTCTGGGTCCAGAGTAAGAAAGGTAGGGGATCCTAGTGAATTCCCAGAAGTCATCCTAAAAGGATGACTAGCTCCTCTCTTTGGCAGCCTGGTAGGATCCATACTCAAGGGTAGGGTCTCCCAAGCAAATACAACCtgctgggaaagggagggggtGACTGTCCAAGGGCTGCTGTGCCATCTCCCATCCCTACCCCTACCTACCAACAGTCTGCTGGTTGGTGACGTTAGGAGAAACTCTTCCACATTAACAAGGTATATGCTGCCCATGCCAGTTTTTTGAGCATTCTTGGGCCATGGCTTGTCCACATAAGTGaattttccaaataattgaatTTAATCCAATCACATTGTAATTTTTTATTGgactcattttaattaatttctattttatcaaACTTGTCAAAATTATGCATGGATatggtttaaataaaatagacaggCTTATAAAAAATCCCCTTTCTACCTTTCTCAGTCCTACTCTCTTCAGAGGGAGCCCCTTTTAAcccttttctatttctgttctgttgttATTTCTTGATTTACCAATTTTAGACCTCTGTGGACTTGTTGTGGTAGATGAGAACTGAGCTCACCTATAAAACCACGTCCAGTTCTCATCCCTGCATCCTTTCAGTAAGACTAACACTATTTTTGGTTAGCTCAATACATACTGAATGTAGACATTCTTCACTGCTGTGCTAAATAGTGTGTTATATATCCTTGAGTTCTGGAGGAAATTATGTTAATTCTTCGATAATTTCCTCCTCTCTGTTTTATCTGTTGAACCTAATGGATTAATCTtctaattttcttatattttctcttttatttctcctcCCTTTGTCTTTTGGGTCTACTTTCTTGGGAAACCTTCCTTGCTTTTATCCTCCAGTCCttctattgatttaaaaaatttttggcttttatattttttatatacaaataCCCATTCTTATATTcagttgtttctttttcataatattgCATTCTTGTTTTATGGATATACTGTCTCCCTCTTATCTCTctgaatgtattatttttcagtgtcTATTAGTTTTGTGTTAATATTCTTCTAATCTGTAAATTGTCTTTGTTTCCACctggcttttctttgttttctctttcctgttgAAGGCTTTCCTCAAACATGAAAAGTATCTATTGATATTTATGAATGAAGCAATAAGAAGCTGAATTAAACTGTTTGGGGAGAACATATCAATTGAGGCTTCGCTGCAGGAAGCAAGACAATCTTTTCGTTAACAAGCCTTTAAATGTCAGACTTTTTCTCTAGCGCTGGATTTCTCAACCTTGACACTGTGGACATTTTGGGCCAAATAATTCCTTGTTGTGCACTGTAGAATATGTAGTAGTGTCACTGATCTCTACCCACTGGGTGCCAGTAGCAACCGCACTCCCAGAGTTATGATAACCAAAAATGGCTGtaaacattgccaaatgtcccctgagggAAAAATCTGTTTAGAACCACTGCTCTGGAGCCATGCTGCTTCTCAATAGAAGCATTCTAACTCCCTGTTCCAGTTGCTGTATAGCAAACCACCCCAATACTTTCTAGCATAAACAACTACCATTTTATTGCACTGCAAGTCAGGAATTTGGAAAAGGTACAGCTCTTTTCTGCTTCACAATGTCTGAGGCCTAGGCTGAGGTGCCTGGGAGTTGGAACCAGTTGGGGCTGAAGGATCCCATTCTAATTTTCTCCACTTGGCAGGGATAGCTGGAAGACTGGGCACAACTGGGCCTGGAGACAGAGAGACTACAAATGGCCTCTCTAGTACAACAGCCTGGTACTTGGACTTCTTGCGTGGTACCTCGGGGTTCAGTGTGAATGTTCCAGCCAGCAATATGGAAGCTGCAGCACCTTTTATGGCCTGGCTTTGGAAATCACAGAGCATCACTTCTGCTGTAGTCACAAGCCCATCTATATTCACCGAAGGAGACAAAGACATACCTCAATGGAAGAAGTGTCAAAAAAAATTTGTAGCCATGTTTGTTTACTACACTCTGGAATGGGGTGATATGTGCCTGGGGCAGGCTTGGGTGTGCAGCAGTGGAGGGGAGTGCATTGAGTCCCACTGTTCATTCTTCACACTTTGCGCTCGTCACTCTCTTTTCATCTTTGAAAAGGTTCATCTGCCTCTCTTCTGCCAGGGTTTCTCCTGTTTAATGTCTTCAGTCTCCTGCTATATGGGACACAGTGTAGGGTGGGACCTGGGAGGATTCCAAACAATTGCTGTGGTTCCTTACCCCACCCACTCTGTACCTGACCTGACTCTCCCCAAGGCCTGAGCTCCCCCAGAGTTCTGAGGGTGAAGTAGCTTGCCTTCTGTCAGTGTCCGCCTCTGTGGGCCCTTAAGAAACTAGCTTCTTCCACATCAGCCATCATTCTCCATCTGTTTTCCAGCTTCCCAGAGTTTGCTGAAATCTCTCATCCACTGATGTCTCTACCATTCTATTTGCTCTTGA from Camelus bactrianus isolate YW-2024 breed Bactrian camel chromosome 3, ASM4877302v1, whole genome shotgun sequence includes the following:
- the LOC141577079 gene encoding uncharacterized protein LOC141577079 isoform X1, whose amino-acid sequence is MPPPPQGPVQMAVGPGLLCKAGSPKAGQQRNNKMDSLLLKTRKLATSHGCQSLQPIEGRQHQGIAGRLGTTGPGDRETTNGLSSTTAWYLDFLRGTSGFSVNVPASNMEAAAPFMAWLWKSQSITSAVVTSPSIFTEGDKDIPQWKKCQKKFVAMFVYYTLEWGDMCLGQAWVCSSGGECIESHCSFFTLCARHSLFIFEKVHLPLFCQGFSCLMSSVSCYMGHSVGWDLGGFQTIAVVPYPTHSVPDLTLPKA